One Vicinamibacteria bacterium DNA segment encodes these proteins:
- a CDS encoding ATP-binding protein, whose protein sequence is MRCPKCSKENHPDAVRCLHCGSSLAVALLEVIRGNVAEKIHFLRSRSYTLGRARQNDLCLNEPSISKVHARILYEKERFFVEDQGSLHGVYVNAAKVQKTELTPGAQVQLGNLTLKFSSLGSDHSTAQIAEFPWIEQQQLLLSLVQTLNSTLVLSQVLEQVLDAVMRITRAERGFLLLADNSADAERYPPVAGLRLRVARGKGDEAPLTEVRGISNSVVKKALATGEIVATGNALADPNLGSAPSVIAMDLRTIVCIPLRSPRTEADSNGGYPRALGALYVDNQETSVPFSPDGLKAAEALARHAALAIENAQLFEREQHTIEELKEAQKQLLQSEKLATIGQMAAGIAHELNTPLTYIMGNVELLEAQNLSAPQSEMLASVARGADRLKTLAHSLLAFSRPSQEEMTPLSPNELIERSLEMCRYQIVKSGVQLEKDLAPSLPPVMGVSSQLEMALINLTVNALHAMAGTGGRLTVRSARQGDGVEIAISDEGPGIPESIRQTVFEPFVTTKPEGKGTGLGLSNVLMVVERHKGRIDFTTAPDVGTTFRITLPVPSAG, encoded by the coding sequence ATGCGGTGCCCGAAGTGCTCGAAGGAGAACCACCCCGACGCCGTCCGCTGCCTGCATTGCGGCAGCAGCCTGGCCGTGGCCCTTCTGGAGGTGATTCGGGGCAACGTGGCCGAGAAGATCCACTTCCTGCGCAGTCGCTCCTACACCCTGGGGCGGGCCCGGCAAAATGACCTCTGCCTGAACGAGCCGTCGATCTCCAAGGTGCATGCGCGAATTCTGTACGAGAAAGAGCGGTTCTTCGTCGAGGACCAGGGGAGCCTGCACGGCGTCTACGTGAACGCGGCCAAGGTGCAGAAGACGGAGCTGACGCCGGGAGCGCAGGTGCAGCTCGGCAACCTGACCTTGAAGTTCTCCTCCCTGGGCTCCGATCACTCCACCGCCCAGATCGCGGAATTCCCCTGGATCGAGCAGCAGCAGCTCTTGCTTTCCCTGGTCCAGACCCTCAACTCCACCCTCGTCCTGAGCCAGGTGCTGGAGCAGGTCTTGGACGCGGTCATGCGCATCACGCGCGCGGAGCGGGGCTTCCTGCTCCTGGCCGACAACTCCGCCGACGCCGAGCGCTATCCACCCGTGGCCGGCCTTCGCCTGCGGGTGGCGCGCGGCAAGGGTGACGAGGCCCCCCTCACGGAGGTCAGGGGCATCTCGAACTCGGTGGTTAAGAAGGCCCTGGCCACGGGCGAGATCGTGGCCACCGGAAACGCGCTTGCCGACCCCAACCTGGGGTCGGCCCCCAGCGTGATCGCCATGGACCTGCGCACGATCGTCTGCATCCCTTTGCGCTCCCCGCGGACGGAGGCGGACAGCAACGGCGGCTATCCCCGGGCCCTGGGGGCCCTCTACGTCGACAACCAGGAGACATCCGTCCCCTTCAGCCCGGACGGTCTCAAAGCCGCGGAGGCCCTGGCCCGTCACGCCGCCCTCGCCATCGAGAACGCCCAGCTCTTCGAGCGCGAGCAGCACACGATCGAGGAGCTGAAGGAGGCCCAGAAGCAGCTTCTGCAGTCCGAGAAGCTGGCTACCATCGGCCAAATGGCGGCGGGCATTGCCCACGAGCTGAACACGCCTCTGACCTACATCATGGGCAACGTGGAGCTCCTGGAGGCCCAGAACCTGAGCGCCCCCCAGAGCGAGATGCTCGCGTCGGTGGCACGGGGAGCGGACCGGCTCAAGACCCTGGCCCACAGCCTGCTCGCCTTCAGCCGGCCGTCCCAGGAGGAGATGACCCCCCTCTCCCCCAACGAGCTAATCGAGCGCAGCCTGGAGATGTGCCGCTACCAGATCGTCAAGAGCGGGGTCCAGCTGGAGAAGGACCTCGCCCCCTCCTTGCCCCCCGTCATGGGGGTTTCCAGCCAGCTCGAGATGGCCCTCATCAACCTCACCGTCAACGCCCTCCACGCCATGGCGGGGACGGGCGGCCGCCTCACCGTCCGGTCGGCCCGGCAGGGTGACGGGGTCGAGATCGCGATCTCGGACGAGGGCCCGGGCATCCCGGAGTCGATCCGCCAGACCGTGTTCGAGCCCTTCGTCACCACCAAGCCCGAGGGGAAGGGGACGGGTCTGGGCCTCTCCAACGTCCTCATGGTCGTCGAGCGCCACAAGGGGCGCATCGACTTCACGACCGCCCCCGATGTGGGCACGACCTTCCGCATCACCCTACCCGTGCCCTCCGCGGGCTAG
- a CDS encoding 4Fe-4S dicluster domain-containing protein yields MNYAFLIDNRRCIGCHACSVACKAEHEVPLGVARTWVKYVEKGVFPETRRTFTVTRCNHCEDAPCVEICPTTALFTRRDGIVDFDPRRCIGCKACMQGCPYDALYIDPRTETAAKCNFCAHKVEVGLEPPCVVVCPTQAIVAGDLDAPDSTIVRLVGRVPTQVRKPEKGTRPKVYYIDADASALVPAAAPPLSDYMWSQAPPALALPPMPLTEEAGAPRRTYGVKEQHRNSWGAKVSAYLWTKSLAAGAFLVPALLSWLDPAGFPLRSRAALLALLFLAVTGLLLISDLRQPKRFLWTLTRPQWRSWLTRGSYIITAYGGLLGLQVLLGLGVLRLPLPGALVALTVLLAAATAVYTAFLFGQSKGRDLWQSALLAPHLIVQALVAGAAVFAPAWLIGLLPVSGLLVAGEVWGHHSTEDARRAARLIQEDPRFTTVVLAGGHLLPLALLWASIANPFLVGGLALLGLLTWEHLYVQAPQRIPNA; encoded by the coding sequence TTGAACTACGCCTTTCTCATCGATAACCGCCGCTGCATCGGCTGCCACGCCTGCTCCGTGGCCTGCAAGGCCGAGCACGAGGTCCCCCTGGGCGTGGCCCGCACCTGGGTCAAGTACGTCGAGAAGGGGGTGTTCCCGGAGACCCGGCGGACCTTCACCGTCACCCGCTGCAACCACTGCGAGGACGCGCCCTGCGTCGAGATCTGCCCGACGACCGCGCTCTTCACGCGGCGGGACGGAATTGTGGACTTCGACCCCCGCCGCTGCATCGGCTGCAAGGCCTGCATGCAGGGCTGTCCCTACGACGCGCTCTACATCGACCCCCGCACGGAGACCGCGGCCAAGTGCAACTTCTGCGCGCATAAGGTGGAGGTCGGCCTCGAGCCCCCCTGCGTCGTGGTCTGCCCCACCCAAGCCATCGTGGCTGGAGACCTCGACGCCCCCGATTCCACGATCGTGCGCCTGGTCGGCCGCGTTCCCACCCAGGTCCGCAAGCCCGAGAAAGGCACGCGGCCCAAGGTCTACTACATCGACGCCGATGCCTCGGCTCTGGTACCGGCCGCGGCCCCGCCCCTCTCCGATTACATGTGGTCGCAGGCCCCCCCCGCCCTCGCCCTGCCCCCCATGCCTCTGACCGAGGAGGCGGGCGCGCCTCGCAGGACCTACGGCGTGAAGGAGCAGCACCGGAACTCCTGGGGGGCGAAGGTCTCCGCGTACCTCTGGACGAAGTCGCTGGCCGCGGGCGCCTTTCTGGTTCCGGCCCTGCTCTCCTGGCTCGATCCTGCGGGGTTCCCCCTGCGCTCGCGGGCGGCCCTTCTCGCCCTCCTCTTCCTGGCCGTGACGGGCCTCCTGCTGATCTCCGACCTGCGCCAGCCGAAGCGCTTCCTCTGGACGCTGACCCGGCCGCAATGGCGTTCCTGGCTGACCCGGGGCTCCTACATCATCACCGCGTATGGAGGCCTGCTCGGCCTTCAGGTCCTCCTCGGCCTCGGCGTCCTCCGCCTGCCCCTGCCCGGGGCCCTGGTCGCGCTGACCGTCCTCCTGGCCGCAGCCACCGCCGTCTACACCGCCTTCCTCTTCGGCCAGTCGAAGGGGCGGGACCTCTGGCAGTCGGCCCTCCTCGCCCCCCACCTGATCGTGCAGGCCCTGGTGGCGGGCGCGGCCGTCTTCGCCCCCGCCTGGCTCATCGGGTTGTTGCCAGTGAGCGGCCTCCTGGTGGCGGGAGAGGTGTGGGGACACCACTCCACGGAGGACGCCCGGCGGGCGGCCCGCCTCATCCAAGAGGACCCCCGCTTCACCACCGTTGTCCTGGCCGGGGGCCATCTCCTGCCGCTCGCCCTCCTCTGGGCCTCCATAGCTAACCCCTTCCTGGTGGGGGGCCTCGCCCTCCTCGGCCTCCTCACCTGGGAACACCTCTACGTCCAGGCCCCCCAGCGGATACCCAACGCGTGA
- a CDS encoding molybdopterin-dependent oxidoreductase: MTIERLSPGSGLQAYPPPEKWDDWREYDPRQWPRRVERRYQLVPTICFNCEAACGLLAYVDQETMTVRKFEGNPLHPASRGRNCAKGPATINQIQDPERILYPLRRTGKRGEGKWARVTWEEALDEIGGRIQKAFREGRRNEVMYHVGRAGYERTMDRILRAWGIDGHNSHTNVCSASARLGYALWSGYDRPSPDHANARVILLLSSHLESGHYFNPHAQRIIEGKLKGARLVVMDPRLSNTASMADHWLPTHPGSEAAVLLAMARLILEEGAADLAYLERWTNWREYMADRLPGEEPSFSSFLAALKHLYREYTPEFAEGESGVPREKIVAVARLIGGAKGGLASHVWRGSASGNLGGWQVARALQLLTVLTGSVGTPGGTSPHGWNKYKPVFWEEPPPAKEWNELLFPREWPLSHYEMSFLLPHFLKEGRGRLDVYFTRVYNPVWTNPDGMAWMEVLQDESLVGLHVALTPIWNETAGFADFVLPMGHAGERHDIQSQETQSGRWVSFRQPVLRAARERRGEVFRATHEANPGEVWEEDEFWIDLSWRIDPDGSMGIRHFFESPYRGGEKLTVHEYYRWIFENAVPGLPERAAKEGLAPLDYMRRYGAFLIEENVHGLEEKPLTVPAGTGPLRKDGKALGVEVGGKRLAGFPTPSGKLEIYSRTLVEWGWPEEALPGYIRSHVHRQALDPEKGEMVLLPTFRLPTLIHTRSGNAKYLNEISHRNPLWVHTRDAKRLALETGDLVRVTTEIGHFVNHVWVTEGIAPGVVACSHHLGRWRLHEGEGSRWSAARVALERRGTTVLMRQIEGVGPFPSPDPDSSRIWWSDGGVHQNLAFPVHPDPVSGMHCWHQKVVVSRARAEDRYGDVLVDTARSGAVYREWLAKARPGPGPGGLRRPLWLDRPLRPAEEMFVIPAESPPKNE; encoded by the coding sequence GTGACCATCGAGCGCCTTTCCCCCGGCTCCGGCCTGCAGGCCTACCCCCCGCCCGAGAAATGGGACGACTGGCGGGAGTACGACCCTAGGCAATGGCCGCGCCGCGTCGAGAGGCGCTACCAGCTGGTGCCGACTATCTGCTTCAACTGCGAGGCCGCGTGCGGTCTTCTGGCTTACGTGGACCAGGAAACGATGACGGTCCGCAAGTTCGAGGGCAACCCGCTGCACCCGGCGTCCCGGGGCCGCAACTGTGCCAAAGGCCCCGCCACCATCAACCAGATCCAGGACCCGGAGCGGATCCTCTACCCGCTGCGCAGGACGGGGAAGCGGGGGGAGGGGAAGTGGGCCCGGGTCACCTGGGAGGAGGCCCTGGACGAGATCGGGGGTCGGATCCAGAAGGCGTTCCGGGAGGGGCGACGGAACGAGGTGATGTACCACGTGGGTCGGGCCGGCTACGAGCGAACCATGGACCGCATCCTGCGGGCCTGGGGGATCGACGGCCACAACTCGCACACCAACGTGTGCTCCGCCTCCGCCCGCTTGGGCTACGCCCTTTGGTCCGGCTACGACCGGCCCAGCCCCGACCACGCAAACGCGCGGGTGATCCTGCTCCTCTCCTCGCACCTCGAGTCCGGCCACTACTTCAACCCCCACGCCCAGCGCATCATCGAGGGCAAGCTCAAGGGCGCCCGCCTCGTGGTCATGGACCCACGCCTTTCCAACACCGCCTCCATGGCCGACCATTGGCTGCCCACCCACCCCGGAAGCGAAGCGGCCGTGCTCCTGGCCATGGCCCGACTGATCCTGGAGGAGGGCGCGGCCGACCTCGCCTACCTGGAGCGCTGGACGAACTGGCGGGAGTACATGGCCGATCGGCTTCCCGGGGAGGAGCCGAGCTTCTCCTCTTTCCTGGCCGCCCTGAAGCACCTCTACCGGGAGTACACCCCCGAATTTGCGGAAGGAGAGAGCGGCGTCCCCCGCGAGAAGATCGTGGCCGTGGCGCGCCTCATCGGGGGGGCGAAGGGGGGTCTGGCCTCCCACGTCTGGCGTGGCTCCGCCAGCGGCAACCTCGGGGGCTGGCAGGTCGCGCGCGCCCTGCAGCTCTTGACCGTGCTCACGGGCAGCGTGGGCACCCCCGGCGGCACCTCCCCCCACGGATGGAACAAGTACAAGCCGGTCTTCTGGGAGGAGCCGCCGCCGGCGAAGGAGTGGAACGAGCTTCTCTTCCCGCGCGAGTGGCCGCTCAGCCACTACGAGATGTCGTTCCTGCTCCCGCATTTCCTGAAGGAGGGCCGGGGCCGGCTGGACGTCTACTTCACCCGCGTCTACAACCCGGTGTGGACCAACCCCGACGGCATGGCCTGGATGGAGGTCCTCCAGGACGAATCGCTCGTGGGCCTCCACGTTGCCCTGACCCCGATCTGGAACGAGACCGCGGGCTTCGCGGACTTCGTGCTCCCCATGGGCCACGCCGGGGAGCGCCACGACATCCAGAGCCAGGAGACGCAGTCGGGCCGCTGGGTGAGCTTTCGGCAACCGGTGCTGCGGGCGGCGCGCGAACGGCGGGGGGAGGTGTTCCGGGCCACCCACGAAGCGAACCCGGGCGAGGTCTGGGAGGAGGACGAGTTCTGGATCGACCTCTCCTGGCGGATCGACCCCGACGGGTCCATGGGCATCCGCCACTTCTTCGAGTCGCCCTACCGGGGGGGGGAGAAGCTCACCGTCCACGAGTACTACCGCTGGATCTTCGAGAACGCCGTGCCGGGACTGCCGGAGAGGGCGGCTAAGGAAGGGCTCGCCCCCCTCGACTACATGCGGCGCTACGGCGCCTTCCTCATTGAAGAGAACGTTCACGGCCTGGAAGAGAAGCCCCTCACCGTGCCCGCGGGCACGGGGCCCCTCCGTAAGGATGGGAAGGCGCTGGGGGTGGAGGTGGGGGGGAAGCGCCTCGCGGGGTTCCCGACCCCGTCCGGCAAGCTGGAAATCTATTCCCGCACCCTCGTGGAGTGGGGCTGGCCCGAAGAAGCGCTCCCCGGCTACATCCGCAGCCACGTCCACCGCCAGGCCCTGGACCCCGAAAAGGGGGAGATGGTCCTGCTTCCCACCTTCCGCCTCCCCACCCTCATCCACACCCGCAGCGGGAACGCCAAATACCTGAACGAGATCTCCCATCGGAATCCCCTCTGGGTGCACACCCGCGACGCGAAGAGGCTCGCCCTGGAGACGGGAGACCTGGTGCGCGTCACCACCGAGATCGGTCATTTCGTCAACCACGTCTGGGTCACGGAAGGCATCGCGCCCGGGGTGGTGGCCTGCTCGCACCACTTGGGTCGCTGGCGGCTCCACGAGGGGGAGGGGAGCCGCTGGTCGGCCGCCCGGGTGGCTCTGGAGCGGCGGGGCACGACCGTGCTCATGCGGCAGATCGAGGGCGTGGGCCCCTTCCCGAGCCCGGATCCCGACTCCAGCCGCATCTGGTGGAGCGACGGGGGCGTTCACCAGAACCTCGCCTTCCCCGTCCACCCCGACCCCGTTTCCGGGATGCACTGCTGGCACCAGAAAGTCGTGGTCTCGCGGGCCCGCGCGGAGGATCGCTACGGGGACGTGCTCGTGGACACCGCGCGCTCGGGGGCGGTCTACCGCGAGTGGCTGGCCAAGGCCCGTCCGGGGCCGGGCCCGGGCGGGCTGCGGCGGCCCCTATGGCTGGACCGGCCCCTCCGCCCGGCGGAGGAGATGTTCGTCATCCCCGCAGAGTCCCCCCCTAAAAACGAGTGA